The following nucleotide sequence is from Dyella sp. BiH032.
GCGCCAGCGCCCGCAAATGAAAAGGCGCCGCAAATGCGGCGCCTTTTCTAAGCGGTTCGGCAATACGCCCGGCTTAGAGCTTGAACTCGATGCGCTGGCGCTTGATCGACGCCACCGGCGCACCGTCCTGGGTGGCCGGCTGATACTTCCAGCGGCTCACGGCATCGATCGCGGCGCGGTCGAATACGTGACGGGGCTGTGCATCGAGCACCTTCACGTCGCTCACGTCGCCGCCGGGGGTGATGGTGAAGGACAACTCCACCCAACCCTCCTGGTTCGCACGCATCGCCGCCGTCGGATAGCGCGGCGCCGTGTTCTTGACCAGCACCGCGGCATGGGTGCCGCCCGTCTCGGCCGCCGGCGTGGCCGCCGCGGTCGTCGCCTGCTGTTGCTGACGCGCGGATTCGGCCGCCTGCTGTTGCTGCGCCTGACGCTGCTGAGCCAGGCGTTGCTGCTCGGCCGCCGCCTGCTGCGCTTTCAGTTCCGCCTGGCGATCGGCTTCGACCTTGTCGGCCGCCGCCTTCTGCGCCGCGAGCTGCGCCTGCTTTTCCTTGTCCGCCGCCAGCTGCTGCTCGCGGTCGGCGAGCTTGCGCCCGGCATCCAGCTTGGAACGCAGGATGGTCAAGGTGTAGTTCGCAGGGTCGGCCTTGGCGAGCAGGTCGATCTGCCGTTGCGCATCGTTGAAGTCACGCTGGTTGATGGCCTGCTCGGCCGCGGTCGCGGCGAACGGGAAGGTCTCGCGCAGGGCATCGGTCGCGACCTGGTTGCCCGGCTGCTTCTGCAGCACCTTCAGATAGAACTCGAAGGCGTTGTTGCCGGACGGCGCCAGCAGGCGCTGTTCGTTCATCGCGCGGCGGGCCTCGGACAGCAGCTGGTTGAGGCTCATCGCCTCCACGTTCGCGGGCGGGGCCGCTGCCTCGTGTCCGGCCGCCACCGGCGTGGACGGATGTCCGCCGTTGTCGGCCTGCATCAGGTCCTGATGCGGTTTGATGATGAGGAACCAGGCCGCCGCCGCCAACACGGCGATGACTACCAGGACGGCTATGGCAACGGGCTGGATAGCCCCGCGCGCGTGCGTGCGCGCATGACGGATATATCGGGTATCCATGGTCTCTCGCTGAGTGTCATCAGATACCCGCGCTTTTTCCCCCTGTACACCCAGGAGCGGCGGACCCCCCGGCCTGCCGCGGCGCGGATGCGGGAAAGGTAACCGCAATGCAGCACTACGGCAAATCGCGCGTAGCTTCACGGTGCCGGCCCGGGGAGTGCGCTAGCCACGCCGGCGCCGGAAGGGACCTGGATACCGTTTTCCGGACCCCGGAAACGAAGCGTCCCGGCATGGGCCGGGACGAAACTTTCGAAGTGCCCCTCCCTGCGCTGGGCACCGCAGGGAGAGAAAATCGATGTACGGCTTAGTTGTAGTAGTGCTTACTTCTTGGCGGTCTTGGCCTTGGCCGTCTTGGTGGCCTTGACCACCTTGGCAGCTGCAGCCTTCTTCACGGTCTTCTTGGCGGCCTTCTTGGCCACCTTCTTCACGGCGACCTTCTTGACGGACGCCTTCTTGGCGGCGGCCGGACGCTTGCGGGCGGCGGCCTTCTTCGCGGTCTTCTTCACGGCCTTCTTGGCGGCCGGCTTCTTGGCGACCGGACGCTTGGTAGCGGCCTTCTTCGCGGTGGTCTTCTTGGCAGCCTTCTTGGCGGCGGGTTTCTTAGCAGCTTTCTTGGCAGTGGCCATAGTTCGTCTCAGCTCCTCA
It contains:
- a CDS encoding energy transducer TonB, whose product is MDTRYIRHARTHARGAIQPVAIAVLVVIAVLAAAAWFLIIKPHQDLMQADNGGHPSTPVAAGHEAAAPPANVEAMSLNQLLSEARRAMNEQRLLAPSGNNAFEFYLKVLQKQPGNQVATDALRETFPFAATAAEQAINQRDFNDAQRQIDLLAKADPANYTLTILRSKLDAGRKLADREQQLAADKEKQAQLAAQKAAADKVEADRQAELKAQQAAAEQQRLAQQRQAQQQQAAESARQQQQATTAAATPAAETGGTHAAVLVKNTAPRYPTAAMRANQEGWVELSFTITPGGDVSDVKVLDAQPRHVFDRAAIDAVSRWKYQPATQDGAPVASIKRQRIEFKL